The Macadamia integrifolia cultivar HAES 741 unplaced genomic scaffold, SCU_Mint_v3 scaffold1458, whole genome shotgun sequence genomic interval ATATGGCTCCTGTGCCAGAGACATGGGGACACGAAATGACCACTCTACTCCCTCATGAAATGCAAAATATTGTCCTTGTTGATTCTTCTTTGTGTGTTCTTGTTGATCTTCATGCATATACATGAACCACACTCTTCCATAGAAAATACTTTTCCTTGAAGGAAATTCCAGTGTGACATAGTGACTACGGAAAAGAAAATGAGCAGACATCTTTTCCTTGCTGTCAATCCTCTTATTtatcttcacccaaaaaaaaaatctcatatttaTGCATGGATTGGATATTCTGTATTCCTTGTTAAAGAGATTTAAGTATCATGATGGTATTTTGTTTACATCTCCACTGACTACTGATGGGTTTATGAGAATTACCAAGAAACTCAATGGGGTGGGCCTGGCTTTACCTAAAGGTTACCTTTTAATCATCAAAAGGGTTTGTATGACACTATGACCCTTAAGGGTCAGGTTTGATATCAAAAGGGTTTGGTATGACACAATTCACAATTGGTTCACTAACCTTAGAGAAATGGGGCCACCTAGGAATATTTGAGGATAAATGTAAGTGAATATCTTTCTTAGAAATAAATGTAAGTAGAGTTATAACAAAAGAGGCAAAGGTACTTTCCTGAATGGCTTGTTCAGAAATGCTTTTGTAGCCAAAATATCTGCCACATGGTAGAATGGATGAGGCCCAAATTTTATAGATGGATAGATCTTAAAATTCTTATTACAATGTCAACTTTCATCTGGGACAAAATTTACCGAGTGATAAAATAAAGTTTAAAAATCTAAAGACTGTAGGACGGGTCCATAGGCAtacattgaaagaaaaaaaatatatatatgcataGACACACTCAAGATGGTATCTAATGGGAGAATGTTTTCTGTCCAGGAGTATACGTATAAGGGTTGCATCAGAGCacggggccaatgagagcacatcTATAAGCATCATTAGGTTGAGTATATTTCCACGTTTCATAGGGGTGGGGCTGTCATTTTACCCACCTTTATGTTTAGGCGCAACCCCTCCCCTCCAAGATAAAGAATATTCTTCcctaattgaatttgagtatgaaATTTGATACAACTAATCCATAAAAAGTAAAACTAATCCCACAAGAATTCTGATTTAGGGGGATTGATGAGTGTTAATAGTCCATCTAAGTGGAATAATTAAGACATTGCAAAATGTAAAGGTGTGTTAGTGTCACAGGTTCCTCCCGGACTTAACGAGGCTGTAAACAAGGGGAAGATATACATTTCCAAGACAAGCCCAGCTGCAGTGCAAGAGGCGTATCTTGCACAGTTTCAGAGGGATTTCTCACTGTTTCTCAAGTCCAGATCGGAAGAATTAGTTCCAAATGGGCGAATCGTGTTTACTGTTCTAGGCAGAACCACTGCAGACCCTTCCTCTGAAGAGAGTTGCATTCTATGGGATCTCCTCGCTCAGTCTCTTACAGAATTGGTTTCAGAggttaatctctctctctctctctcactctctcactctctcactctctcatatatatatatatatagcatgtGTTATTGGTGAAGCCTGTGCTTGCCAATGAGTAGGCTGTGGGGGTTAAAGGGGGTAGACGCCTCCCTACCCATGGGATGTACCTAGGGCTCAGCATGAAATTTGATCTCAGTTTGATGTAGGAAGTACTGGTGATTTTTCTCTAACAATGGGGTCTTACTCGTCAGCCCCAACTCCTACCCATTGGGTAACAGTATTATACCTGGCAGATCTAGGATCgggtattggtattggaataGGGGTAAAatcgtatatatatattttatttatttgtttataaaaAATAGAGGTAAAATTGACTGATCTAGACCGATACGAGCCAATAAGATACCCAATAGCTAAATCCTTGCGCCTACCCCTGTACCTAGGGGTGATAGCGGGGGGCTCATTATACTAGGGTGTAATTTGATACTTTTAGAGATTAGGGTTTCTCTATGTAATGCACAAGACATTATATATGAATAGTAATCTCATAAAGAGGTGAGGAGTTAGGGTTTTATAATTTCTTGATCAAAATAGTGAAAGCTCTAATTATCACTCGATCGTGAGCATAACCCATCTTAAGTGAACCACATAATGTGTGTGtagtttttttgggtaaacGTAATTTGTGTGTTCTATATATGTGTATGTGtgattctctttcatttttccaTTACAAATTATTGTTCTGTTGCGTTGTTAATTCCTAACAATTTAGTAGGGATGGATGCAGGGTCTTTTTGAAGAGGAGAAGTTGAATTCGTTTAATGCACCCTATTATGCACCCTCTTCAGAAGAGATTGTATCTGAGATTGTAAAAGATGGGTGTTTCAGTATTGATTGCCTTGAGGTAATTGCGTTGGATTGGAGTGGGGGTGTCAGCAACATGGACTACTACTGCAATAAACTACCATCATCCACCAGCCAGTTCTTACATATGGCAAAGGCCATCAGAGCCGTTGCAGAGTCGATGCTTCAAAATCATTTCGGGCAACAGGTGATGGACCCTTTATTTCAAAGATTTGGTGAGCTGCTGGGTTCCACCTGTAGGAGAGTACAGCATATCAACTTCGTGGTGTCTTTGGTTAAAAAGCAGCcctaaaaggctaaaaccataaGTTGCATGCATGCATCTTAATCCATGGTGTGAAGACTAGTTTTTTGGGGCATTTTAGAACCAAGGTCACAAGTTTGAGGGTAGTTTTGGATATTTGTAAATATGTTGAGGGAGCCATTGTCATGcaaaaaagattttattttacaatGACTACCCGCCaacttttctcctcttttatagTTTGGCTGTGTTGTCTATCTTTTTCATCTCATAATAGAACGcagatgtcatttcataggaggaaaggagagagaaagagagacacgCAGGAAGGCGTAGCATATGCTATGCAACatggtagcattctttctccctttatttattgATCGTTGTCAGACTAAGTAACCCCTTATCAGTTCTGGCGGGTCAATTAGAAAACATGCAAGGACATCAACAAGGAagggatttttcatttcacgGGACAAAGGCGCAGGCTCCACAATACCTTGtaatcttctttttcccatatttattTTGATCCTGGTTCTTATTTCAGTTTGTATCCTATTAGTAAGGCCCAAATATCTACCATGTGTCAAATCAGACGGCCCAAAATTTGTGGATAGGAAAACACCAAAGTCCCCCTCCTCAAGATGGCAAAATTTAAGCTCAAAGAGGAGTATGCCAAGTGCCAAAATGAAGCTTTCAATAACCTAGGATCATAGGAAAATGCATCTTTTATCCATGAGGCACATGAGGTAGACCGTTGAGGAAGCCCTGCCATATTTGAGCTGCAGTAAGATCATTTTTCCATTAGGTCTTTGGAGTTTTGGGTTCATTATGAACAGTTGAAGGTTACTTGACAACATTTTTTGTGGGCAGAAAATTGAGAAGGTTGCACCCAACGATTCCAGTTTTTGTCCCAGCCTGGCTCAGTATCTTGTTTAATAAACAGGTTCTTGTTGGGTTGGGTCCATTATACTAGTTTTTATCAATGGGACAGGCTTAAGCAAGGCAAGGCCGGGATATGCTAGATACGGCAGGAAGAGAGAGTGCAATGAGGACCTGAATCATTTGTttaaaacttttttattttgaatatcTAAAAATTAGTAGGTGGATTTGGAGGCTTAATAAGAGGTTACTAATCTTTTTGTTGAGCGGCATTGGAAAGGGCATTACAATAAGAGGTAAGACTGTCTTGTATTTTATCACTTGCATAAGTGGACAGGCTCCGAAAGACCAAATAGAGGCCAAGAGAAACTGTCACACCTTGTACATAATCTTTGCTCTTGGAGGGTCCATCCGGAGCTAATTTTTTTAAGGCTATATTAGTATACCATAAATTAACAATATAAATGtagttatatatttgtagtaaCAATTCTTACTTTATAATCaatctgagagaggtgtgaagaaaagaaaatataaccctattctccattgatagtgaaacaaatCTCTTCTCACCATGAATATAGACAATCTTACCGAACCATGTAAATCTTTATATGTTTCTTATGCTTATTCTATAAAAGTTCCACACGTTAGGTTTTCGAGTGGCAACATGTTTTTAAACCCCTAGTCAAAACATGCACCTTGTTTTGACCCATTACTACCACCTAGACATCATAGTTTAAGTCCAATCCAATCTAAAGCCCACTACATATTTAGGACCAGcggttatttattttcttcccagaaagggataaaaaagagacAGCCCAAGCCAGAGGGTGACTGCTGGTATGGACCATGGATTACTAGTGCAATTGAGTTATCCCAATCACTATAAAAAGTAATGTCCAAACATTGAAAGCAATGGGACTTCAACACCCAAAAGAAAACTGATGAAACTTTTAcacagaaagggaaaaagaggtttatttatttatttttaagttggGAGTTGGGAAAAATCCAT includes:
- the LOC122063805 gene encoding probable methyltransferase TCM_000168, translating into MNNMKVQHMNGHSKAMEVQQILHMNEGTGETSYAKNSASQSKIISMAKPIIEKAILGLYFTTFPEAIQVADLGCSSGPNTLLVVSEILNVIDERCHQLGRSPPEFQLFLNDLPGNDFNTVFRSLPAFHEKMKKDKGDKYKPCFIAGVPGSFYGRLFPRKSLHFVHSSSSLHWLSQVPPGLNEAVNKGKIYISKTSPAAVQEAYLAQFQRDFSLFLKSRSEELVPNGRIVFTVLGRTTADPSSEESCILWDLLAQSLTELVSEGLFEEEKLNSFNAPYYAPSSEEIVSEIVKDGCFSIDCLEVIALDWSGGVSNMDYYCNKLPSSTSQFLHMAKAIRAVAESMLQNHFGQQVMDPLFQRFGELLGSTCRRVQHINFVVSLVKKQP